In the genome of Sardina pilchardus chromosome 14, fSarPil1.1, whole genome shotgun sequence, one region contains:
- the LOC134101522 gene encoding coiled-coil domain-containing protein 63-like has product MSPLSPQPRETLVEQHQRLLLETDSHVELIRIQKEKVAQVEAEMRAMQSKIWEKKKKTGGLSATLSRPLQRIKHIRILEDRLNQGTVRFDKQLAQNKALRDDIDHLCQQRGTLASMYHRLNNELAMQHHVMDELVEKSVQAYDQRSEALARMMAVRERSKKEAAQAQTEMTELQRVIDHESKLRTFMAQKSQDYVPSVEDEEARKRRAEQSQLERMGGESLETYQAVHKHIVAITGERDLGKIASQFVETEEKSFAYFSYINELNNRSTMLRDRINKLKSEIVHFELQNKHHDEQWQGQLKELEAELEKKRSEANDMEAQYKLVNKSLDQMKSAIADLFSKMKCDPSPVTAKLGSSVQVTDENVTQFIGIVEESLHSHLMLLMQFNHKRSELQELLPYNMLLESCRLLPTLTTSAVEPPSAASFEEAALDVLQGPGSEKTLDYKSLCECVKKRVVLTEQGRGPKPASAMSTQKGKKRLSFPAPKSA; this is encoded by the exons ATGAGTCCACTCAGCCCTCAACCGAGGGAGACACTTGTCGAGCAGCACCAGCGTCTCCTGCTGGAGACCGACAGTCATGTGGAGCTTATCCGcatacagaaagagaaagttGCCCAAGTGGAGGCCGAG ATGAGAGCAATGCAAAGCAAGATctgggagaagaagaagaaaacggGAGGGTTGAGTGCCACCCTGAGCAGACCCCTTCAACGGATTAAACACATCCGCATCTTGGAAGACCGTCTGAACCAG GGCACTGTACGGTTTGACAAGCAGCTGGCTCAGAACAAGGCGCTGCGAGATGACATCGACCACCTGTGCCAGCAGAGAGGGACGCTGGCCAGCATGTACCACCGGCTCAACAACGAGCTGGCCATGCAGCACCACGTCATGGACGAGCTGGTCGAGAAATCTGTTCAAGCCTATGACCAGAG gtCAGAGGCGCTGGCCCGTATGATGGCGGTGCGAGAGCGCAGTAAGAAAGAGGCCGCCCAGGCCCAGACGGAGATGACGGAGCTGCAGCGGGTCATCGATCACGAGTCCAAGCTCCGCACCTTCATGGCCCAGAAGTCCCAGGACTATGTGCCCTCagtggaggacgaggaggccAGGAAGAGGA GGGCCGAGCAGTCTCAGCTGGAGCGAATGGGAGGAGAGAGTCTGGAGACCTACCAGGCCGTGCACAAGCACATCGTGGCCATCACCGGAGAGAGGGACCTGGGTAAGATCGCCAGTCAGTTTGTGGAGACCGAGGAGAAGAGCTTCGCCTACTTCAGCTACATCAACGAGCTGAACAACAGGAGCACCATGCTGCGGGATCGCATCAACAAGCTGAAG AGTGAGATTGTGCACTTTGAGCTGCAGAATAAGCATCACGATGAGCAGTGGCAGGGACAACTTAAAGAGCTGGAG GCGGAGCTTGAAAAGAAGCGCTCCGAGGCCAATGACATGGAGGCACAGTACAAACTGGTGAACAAGTCCCTGGACCAGATGAAGAGCGCCATTGCTGACCTCTTCAGCAAGATGAAGTGTGACCCCTCACCTGTCACCGCCAAGCTGGGCAGCAGCGTCCAGGTCACCGATGAGAATGTCACCCAGTTCATCG GGATCGTGGAGGAGAGTCTGCACAGTCACCTGATGCTGCTGATGCAGTTCAACCACAAGCGCtcggagctgcaggagctgctgcCCTACAACATGCTGCTGGAGAGCTGCCGCCTGCTGCCCACGCTCACCACCTCCGCCGTGGAGCCGCCCTCCGCCGCCTCGTTCGAGGAGGCCGCGCTGGACGTGCTGCAGGGGCCAG GCAGTGAGAAGACTCTGGACTACAagagcttgtgtgagtgtgtgaaaaagcGCGTGGTGCTGACTGAGCAGGGCAGAGGGCCCAAGCCTGCCTCGGCCATGAGCACCCAGAAGGGCAAGAAGAGGCTCAGCTTCCCTGCCCCCAAATCTGCCTGA
- the myl2a gene encoding myosin regulatory light chain 2a: protein MAPKKAKKRSGEGANSNVFSMFEQAQIQEFKEAFTIMDQNRDGFIDKNDLRDTFAALGRLNVKQEELDDMLKEAPGPVNFTVFLTMFGEKLKGADPEETILNAFKVFDPEAKGVLRKDFVTEMLTTQADRFSAEEMEQMWAAFPPDVTGNLDYKNLVHIITHGEEKDQE, encoded by the exons ATG GCACCcaaaaaggcaaagaagaggtcTGGGGAGGGAGCCAACTCCAATGTCTTCTCCATGTTTGAACAGGCCCAGATCCAGGAGTTCAAGGAG GCCTTCACCATCATGGACCAGAACAGAGATGGATTCATCGACAAAAATGACCTGCGGGACACTTTCGCCGCTCTAG GTCGCCTCAACGTCAAGCAGGAGGAGCTGGATGACATGCTGAAGGAGGCCCCTGGGCCGGTCAATTTCACCGTCTTCCTCACCATGTTCGGAGAGAAGCTGAAGG GTGCTGACCCCGAGGAGACCATCCTTAACGCCTTCAAAGTCTTTGATCCCGAGGCCAAAGGAGTGCTGAGGAAGGACTT CGTGACGGAGATGCTGACCACTCAGGCCGACAGATTCTCTGCCGAGGAG ATGGAGCAGATGTGGGCAGCATTCCCTCCAGATGTGACTGGGaacctggactacaagaacctggtgcacatcatcacacacggaGAGGAGAAGGACCAGGAGTAG